The DNA sequence TTTAACATACTTCTGGCAACACAAGACacagttgtttttaatttaatacagATTAAATACAGCCACAGACATGTTGGTGATATTGTATGTGTTTGACTTGTAATAATATCGCCACCTGTTGGCCTTGGGTCCAGATTCAACAACACTACTGCTGCGTTACTGTGTCCCACTAAGAGTCACACCGAACCTTTTGGGGAATTACCTGCACTAAAATACGGTATATGTCACTTCTTATGCTTCTGGTATTGAAGCCCTTGTAATGCTTTTGTGACAATAATACCTTTTGTAAAATACAGTACGGAGCATTTACAATGATAAACTGACTATTTGTAACATTGTGTAACTTCTAGTTCTGTGTGAAAAATTGTGGACATTAATCACACAAACAATTTTACAATGAGAGCTTCAGCAAAAGCAACTAGCTTGTACACAGGGATGATCTATTATTGCTTCCTAATACTCTACTACAAATGCATGTGAAAAGAGTTATTCAATGGTCTGTAGTTTATAGAGGTGTTGTCAAAATTCATATTAATTCAAAGCAGCAAACATGTTGATATATTGTATGataatgtgttgtgtttatactggtacagtgaaaTAATTAGATCCCCTATATTAAAACAGATTCGGTTAGAGTGGTATACAGTGACTCTTGGTGTAAATTCACCTATTTTGATAAAAGTAAACAAATCTGTGGAACTAATGACAATTTCACTGTCTAGTTATTTCTATGGTTAAAAACAAGCATTGTAAGCTAAGGGTGCTGGAGAATGATCACATGAGGGTGCAGCATTTTAAAAACCTAATTTTTATCTCATGtgttaaaagtgtatttcactgaagCCATGCCTGTCATTCACCAACTGCACATTTAGACTGAAATGTTATTAAGGCATATGATTTCTTACAAAAATTTAGTAGTAACACATCACCGCCTGTACTATTGAtacagaaatgtattaaaacatttgatttccTACAAATAATGACTTCTTATTCTGCTTATCTACAATTCTCATTGTGCTAAGACTTTTTTCTATTACTGTAATTGATCAGAGGTTTTTGTGTGTACTTTGTTCTTTGTAGTATATTTTGACCACTCAGTGGTGAAAAATTACAGAGCTTATTCAACCACTGGCATATCCCAAAGACTGTAAAACATTATAATCCCACCCACTACACATGAAGCCACTGGTCACTTCATTGGGTACACCTGTgaaatctaattcaatccaatataACAACTCTTCCAGAAATTCTACTTTTTGAAGTTTATGCATTTTCAGCTTTTGTTggcattgtcaaaaaagtgataattctactttatgtgtATTACTGACAttgtagtggtggtggtgtactggggtgcattatattgactggtgttctaTTATCTATAATATTAGGAATGCCATTGAAAATAATGCACCCtagtacaccaccatcacccaccatggcctcaataataaacataaagcagcattATCACccttttgacaatgtcaacaaaaactgaaaatgtataagcttcattaatgtagaatttatagcatagttgctgtattggattgcattagattgcacaggtgtacatAATGAAGTGGCCGGTGACTATGTATGCACATAAACCAATCTGTCTAAAGAAATGAAAGACTATTTGTAAATacgaaaaaaagaaagaaattaatcTAAGTCTGAATGAAAAAAGGCTGTTGTTatcaaacataaaaagaaagaaacagactAACCTAAATCTAAAGAAACGTAATAATgatatttttaaacaaaaaacttccatgaaggtttttttcattcactcaCCGGAAGCCTGTCATTCATCAACTTCCGGTGTCACGGGGTATCTGGGAGACGGAGCAAAAAAGCGGGCATACCGATATCTTCTTTATTGTTTTCACTGGCCTTAAAACATCTGAACGCgaatacatttgtgtttataaGTGAAACAGACCGCGCAGCGTGGGTCACTGACCCGCCGGGATCTGAGTTCGTCTCGAGGAACAGTCTCATTCATTCGGTTCTGGAACCCGCGAGCCGCCGCGCAAGCATCGCGAGCAGCAGGCCCATTCTTCTGGCTACAAGCTCatgagctaacgttagcaagcTAACACATGAGAACACGTTTTGTGTCCCAATGACTCTGCTGTTACTCTGTAAATTAACACCACACTGCTAATGTGTGCACCGGTTAACTAGTTTAGGTAATAGTATTGCTACGCGGGTTGCAATTTAAATAGATTTTACTCGAGCTACATTAGCAAGCCACTTGGTTTTTTGAAGTGTTGTTCACTTTGTTGCTAGCCTAAGCTAGCCGTCGCCAACTGAATAACGCAGTCGCGGAAAACGTAGTAGCCTCAACTCACAGAGATGTCGGACTTCGACGAATTTGAAAGACAGctgtctgaaaacaaacaagGTAAATGAACTGATTTCACACCTGCAACTGAAAACGCTATTGATACTGTTTGGAGCTGCCGCCACCATGTTACCTAGTCGTGGATATGTCTATTTCCTGGAACACTATTAGCCAGAGTCTTCAGATGGGTTATGTCTGTATCGTTTCTGTTGCACTCGTCATTGCCAACGTTAATTTTAGTCCGTCactgttgtgtttgtggtgtgtaTCTAAAAGTcgctaaatatataaaagtaacTCATTGTTTCTGTTTACGGGGTAAGGCTATAACATGGTATGCTCCTGCCAGTACCAGCTGACTGAATGATTGGGACAGCTAGCATTTAGTCTTTGCAGCTGTTGTGTGTAGTGAACCTTCACAATGCAGTTTGTCCATACGTACGATTTCGTCCTGCTTTCTGCCACCACCCGTAGCCACTACACTAAGTCAACATTAAGCTCTGTTTAACCTAGATTCAACACACCTCACCTTGGTAGTAAATAATGTTAGTCTATGTAATATAATTGCGTTTGTTCTGCGCAATGTGAGCTGGACAAATTACACATATCGACACTTGGACAAAAGTTCAAACTACATACGTCCATTTTGTCTTTGTTATGTGTGGACACATTGCATTGTTTAGTAACTATGAATCAATTTTATAGTACTTATACATAATGGCAGCTCGAGGTGCTTACCATCAGCATAAAAGCAATTGATCAACATGATAAATTACTTTTAAAGCAACGattaaaaatactgaaatacagttaaaaatgaacaaataaagcacatacacacaaatataattttttttaaaaaggaaggaaaagaaacgACAAGAAGTTGAAAAACAGTTGTTACACCCACTTGGCTAgtaaaggtccagtgtgtagaGTTTAATGGAGTCTAACAGAATTAACCTGATAGAagtggaatataatattcatacgtatgttttaattagtgtgaaatcccatgaaaataataatcattgtgtttttgttaccttagaatgaaccCTGTATAACTACATAGGGAGTGtttcctcttccacagaggctgCTAGTTTCCCCCGCCAGATTTCTACAAatcccagaatggacaaaccaagcATATGCTTTAACAAGggtcttttgtattttttgtgttttttggcagctactgtaggttctcctacatgcttgagAGGGTAGGAGAAGATAGGGGTACTCAGTTGGATGCAGTCTGCAGCCTcaccgctagatgccactaaattccaCACCTTGGAGCTTTAAGTATTCTTTTAAACGTGGAAACATTGGGGTTACTGGTCTCAGGTCATCTGGTAGTTTGTCACCAAAGTAACTAAAAGATCCCTCTGAAGACCCGGATTTTGCTTTGGGTACAGTTATAAGACAGCTACCAGATGACCTGAAGGGTTGGACCGTAATCAGTGAACAGGTCGGTAATATACTGGGGAGCTTTAAGCACAGCACACGATTAAGAAGAGGTGTGATCTTGTCATAAAATTGCTACCAAATAGATGCAGTAGCATTACCATGTGTgggatatatttatatatgttggACAGATTTACAGTTAGTGGTATGCATTATCTTTCTAGTTTCAATCTGAAATCAGTTACTTTACTGGAGTCTGAAATATGAAAACTATGCAAATGTTTCTATTGGCAATTATTTTTATTCgtgaatttttttgttttcattgttgcaCTGCCTGCTTGTGTATGtcgttccttttttttctaccaCTCTGTAAGTTGACAATCACTTTATTCCTCCAGCTGAAAGGGACAAAGAGAACCGCCACCACCGCCGCTCCTCCTCCCGTAGCCgtagcagagagaggaaaaggaggagcagagacagGGATAGACGCAGCAGGGACCGCCGCGGGGACAGTAAGGAGCGCAGACATAGACGCAGGTTAGTATCTTCAGATAACTACACCTGGACCAGCAACATGTAAAAACTTGTCACCTCTAGAACCTAACTATTAAACAAGTAGTCCAACACCTGAATTAGTAtctgtttttcagtgttttctgacatttgtttTAACCGTTATTATACAGGAccctttttgacatttgaaagcagAAGTGGCCCAtaatatacaaaaatgaaaatatttcaaaatgatgtACTTTTTTGCAGTTAGTATAAATATTTGTACATAGAGGGTATTattcaaaatgattttaaagtcaCTAGGGGGGGTTTAAATCAAAGTAAAGGCTGGTTAGGTGCACTATGGAACTATAAATTGGCATTTCAATGTTTTTGTCGCACACCTTTACACTGTCACAAGAACTGCCTGGGTTCATACTAAATCGTTATGTTTGCTAGAGTTTCCACCGGCATCTGCACCTGCAAACAGACCAATAAAAAGTACCAAATCAAACCCATCAGTTACCTGCCAACCATCATCGTCCTCCCTATAGTGAAGGGCAACTATCATAGGACTataaaaaatactgtttcaTTGATTTGGTCGGGTGGAAGGAATGAGTTAGTGGATCTGTTGGTCCAAGATTAAAAAGGAGCCAGTGAGTTGATGTAGACAACAtagaggaaatggaggaaagCAAAGACGACGCCACCTTTCCCACACACCAGGAACAGCAGCACAGTACTCTAAATCTGGCCCTGATCAGTCTGCAGTCTGTTACCTCaaagggacaaaggaaaggGGACACAACTTCTGCACAACAAAAAGGGATTGCAAGGACTGTAAaggggatgtttttttttgcagttttgttaGTTTGAAATTTGCAAACcagtttgttctttttgttttatgactAATTTACTTTATGCAGAGTTGATTCGTACTATTTGTACAAGCTGCAGGCTCACCTGCTGGCTTAGCCCACTGAGCCAGTGGAGGCGGAGGCAGCACAGATGAGCGTAGCAGCACCAAATGTACAACCTTGTTCGGCACACTCACCCTGGCATGTGTGTGGGGACGGGGAGGGCACATTCAAATTAATTGGAATGAATTGCATTTAGTTTCGTttagttgatttttttaaattaaaacattttttttaagtgacaGCTCTAAATTGTACAATTGACAGAAAAGTAGGGCGTTTGGATTACGGACAGTGCTGATTGATGGTTTAATGGTTATAATAAAACCTACCATTCATAAATGTTGCATcttaatacataaaatacattttaacagaaataattacGGCTGTTTCGCTCTCTTGTTTTAGATAACATGAGATCATAATATATTGTGAACGTATTCGCTCTATATGTACAAATAGTGtcaaaactaaagaaaactgactctgctctctgaaacattattGAAGCATTAATCACCcatttattaatgtaattaacTTATAAAGTACAACATATATTTGTgcttcaaaatttggtatatgGGCTAATTATAAAGGGATACTTGAGCCAGGTCAAAAATGACCCACTCCACACTATGAAGGGTCAGAATATCAACATTATAAAGGAGTTaatgaaacaatgaataaaaaaaaaagtctgtgatAAAAATAACCGTTATTTGCACCGCTCGTCACATCATCATGTATCCCTCAGTGCTGGTCTTGCAGTTCATGTAATTACCAGAGGCAGTGGATTGTTTCAGTCAAGCATATGCAATGGCTGACAATGGTGTTGATCATATTAATTTAAACACGCTATTTTTATCTCCGTCAGGCATGCCTGGAGGAGATTATGTGTttggttgtatgtgtgtgcatgtatttgtcCACAGCTAATCTCACACACTACTGGACCCATCAGCCTAATATTTTTTGTGCATATTTATAACTGTATGCTCAAGTAACGCCTGTGGTTGCCAATTGTTATAAAACCGTTTTTATAACATGTTTCATACCGCCATTGACTGCTGactcctctctccttttaaCCAACTGCAGCAAGCGACTAGGCTAAAAACGAGCCTGTTGCAGGCCACATTTTGGCCTTTGTCGTGGCACAAAAACTGACATCCATTCATATCTTAAGATTAATTCCATACCTGATATGTTATGATCCACCAAAATCATGCAAAATACAAGATGTATAAATCCctgtttttgttagttttactgCCATCTTGACTGTAAGGATACTGAGAGGGACAATTGAGTGAGATTTAAATCTACTTTGTttgggagggaggtagggagtggtattattttgtgttgtgttatgaCTAAATAACAATGTTTTTTAGTCGATAGCTTTGGACTTATATCCTGTTTATTTTTACCTAATTAACTTTATACAGTCAGGCGAAGGGTAGAATATCATTACACTATTCTGTGCACCTTTAAAAAGAACTGAGACACCCCCAGACATACCTGGTGGAGATCTGCACTCTTGTTTGGTTGTGATGCCGTTTCACATGTAAATAGTCAGTTTATCAGATGCCTCAGAGCAgcgtcacataaacacacacaagcatccACACTTCTTGGACTTTGGCGTCCATtctgagtgcacacacacacagagatgtgtTTTTGCCACACCAGCATGTCTCCTCTTTACTTTCCACTTCTACTCTTGGCATCACACCAGTCGcctactgtactgtaggtgGTTGCAAATTCCAAATTCAAGcaatcagaaaatgacatttaaagtcCATTGGCATTAAGACTCACCTGGCATCCAATCAAGATTTTGTCTCAGTAACACAGGCAGATGCTATTCTGGGCATCAGTGCATATTCATAAAAGCTTAAGAGCTGTGTGCAGGAAGTTGACTATAAAGTGTAGCGGTAGATCACAGTGATATTTTAACAGACTTTAGATGAGCTAGTTGGGCTCTATGAATTAAGCCAGTAAAAGTGGACTGCACTTTGacttataaaatattattttatgaataagaacaaataatattttattaacagGTCGACTTTTTATGCAGTCTATTTTGGAAGACGTTATTTTTGTGTCCTCTGTCCCTAAGCTATGTGTGTGAGTAGTTTTGCCTTAACCTTGTAGGACACACTTTTGGACACAAAACAGCTGCAGCCTCTCTTACATTGCTAATAATTTCCAACATTAGCACTGAATATCAAAGCTAAGTTATAAAAGGTCGACAGAAAATTTCAGATCCAACTAAGagtcacacatcacacagactGAAGTATATCTCCTGAGAAGCACACCGGTGTTTCTGACACTAGTCATACAGTGTATGATATCCCATGTTGATTCTGAGCTGCCGTGTTTGATAAAATCTCTTCAGGCCGGTCGTTGTGGGAAAGTTTTTATACAGTTGCAAGTTCTTCCCAGATCACTGTCAACCATGGTGATAACTCCCTGCCGTGCCTGTCCTACATCCAGGGACACCTGCTCTCTTCTGGACTTCCAACACATCCTTTTGGACGTGATTGGGAAAGTTGAGgataggcatgggccggtatgagattctgacggtatgataaccctaggcaaaaatatcacggtttcacagtATTATgatttacagctctaaaatgtgatattttgaaatgcctgtatttaaaaacaaaaattaaataataaaaaaaaaaaaaatgaattctttctaaataaataatttaaaaaaataagtgcagtccttaatgcagtcctttaactgaggctaaagcTGCAAGTCAAGTCACAAcataaattcattatttttagggaaaaaaacaacaccaaatgcaaatgaatgcaatcacttaacctgtggctcaagatcagaacataaataattgaaaaaagtaaaaacacttctaagacaaatataagtaaataaataaataaataaatgcaggcaggagcttaaaactgaatctcaacattttttggagacttgctcactatcatattggatgtattgccTCCTCGGGCTGCCACTGCAAGCACGTTTTGCACGTTGGGACCTCTTTTTATGGTAGCCGAAGTATTCCCATACATACTTGGTCCTTTTAGACAGGGGGGAAAAGTTctgggggctcgcctccttcagccgtcaaacagcctgcagagctacctgcttgtaacagcaaccggaggtgCACAGGAGGAGGGGTAATTTACACTGTAGCTACACatgacctgagggacctccctCCACTTTCTGTCTGacgagacgtcacattaaaaaagacCCCGCTcatacccatagactgtatcgGTATGACGGAAAATtgtagtggttttgaaaccgtgactttttcataccgtggtataccttgaaaccggtaaccggcccatgcctagttgcGGATAACATTTTCTGAAAAATATGCCTTCCTCTAAATCCAGTATTGATAGTCTAGTTTATCGACTATGTGCATTTATACCAGggctacttatatgggcatgaggcggagcggggaggttgcgattggttgtgagggctggatctcgagaaCATTGGGCAaccaacctgtcaatcacgacgtagccacgccctaatgcataccctgctttatcctcaaatataaaatcagggaggccaaaattttacaaatgaacatcagactgcattgaagaaggctttaaactagcgattgagaccataaacacattttgaaaacgtttattgaggttagaaatcaagtgagaagttggttaattctccattgacttgtatagagacggaagtccttctgacaccaaaacggtcgccccctggtggccttttgctagaatgcagttctaagttacttccgcgttggcctcatttcagaggaccggaactccccgcctgcctACGACATGTGTTGGCATCAAAAGACACTGTCGGttgtacaaatgtattttcattatttacaaAGGGAGAAATGTTGTAGCCACCACTGCAGACTGCTGGCGTTGTTAATTCATAGCATACTCAGTTGCGTGAATGTGTCATGCACCGAAAATAAGAGTTCCAAGCCCAGAACGCTTCATTATGCAATACTATGTGATCTTGTATagcctatttattttatttatttagttattattattattattattattattattacatttaagacCAGTGTATATGATCATGGCTATAGCGTAACATAACCCTAACCACCAACAGCTGCCTCCCCCACCCTCTGGCTGGGTACTTATTTATTATGGCTGGCTAGTCTGTGCCTTAGTGGGAAGCCCTGTTATATGCATATCTCCATCTCTTGAATACTTTATCTTGTTGAATTTGACACATGCAGTCATCCTTATCGCTcttcctttattttaaataaattattggtggatgctttttttaaattgttgtaaCAGCCTGTGTCAGCAATTGGTCAGAAGATGTACATTTTAACCCCTCTTACCTGTAGCTGCCATGTATTTTTGCAGCTAAAATGTTTGCTTTCATTAAGCCATTAGCGACTCACAAATGGCCTTGCATGTCAGCAGAGAGGCTCAGTGAATGTGCTGTGGTGTTATTTCAACTCCAAATGATTCTGCGCTTTTAGAAATACACAGATGGCTCCTGctagatgtttttctttttgtatttggaGAGGGTCATAGAAATATAGGCTCTAATTTTGTGAAGTGGAAATGTTGGTAAATGTCATGATTGATTTTTCTGAGAGAAATGTGAAACCCTTCCAATGTCATTTCAGCTCACCAACCAGCTACCCCCAGGACAATGCTGGAAGGTAATACAGCAAACTTAACACAAAGCTGGTTTGTGCATTATTGCAACACCTGCAATTTAATGACCTGCCTCTGATTCTATGTACTATTGTCTTGTTGTGTACATCTCTGGATTGGGTTTTCTATCTCTTCTATTCCCTTCTACCATTATATTTACAAGTTTTGATTGGTGCAAATCCCCTCAAACCTTTCTAGATTTTGTTGTACATTTTTGAAGAAATGACTCATCGGATCTAGCAGTTTAGTGCAGAGCTAATAAGAGATTTCTGTTCACGTGTTGGTTGGTCTTCTTTTATTTCACCTCTCCTTTTCACCCTACAGCCGTTCTCCACAtcgtgagaagaagaagaaggtgaagAAGTACTGGGATGTTCCCCCGCCTGGttttgaacacatcactcccaTGCAGTACAAAGCCATGCAAGGTAACatctcagttttcttttttactttttttgtttactgcAGCGTGTCAGTAATATGCACATCTGGTTAGAGTATAAAGTATAATTAGAATTGAATGTTTACTGTTGACTTTGCGCCCCCAGCTGCAGGCCAGATCCCAGCCACAGCCCTCCTGCCGACCATGACTCCAGATGGCCTGGCTGTTACTCCCACACCTGTACCTGTTGTGGGCAGCCAGATGACCCGGCAGGCCCGTCGACTCTATGTGGGAAACATCCCCTTCGGTATCACAGAGGTGAGAGGAAGAAAACTTTTGAGGTTATTAATGTCAGATGACCTAAATTGTCTGTTTGATCCTTGAGTAGTTAATCATTTCAACATTAAAGGTCCAGTATGTAGGGTttagttggttgcaatctacaaCATCGCTGCTAGtcgccactaaatcctacatactgATCCTTTATAGGAATCACTGGGTTTCTTAATTTCATCCTTATCCTTTGTGTAGGAGTCCATGATGGACTTCTTCAATGCCCAGATGCGTTTGGGTGGTCTTACTCAGGCCCCTGGAAACCCTGTTCTCGCAGTACAGATCAACCAGGATAAGAATTTTGCCTTCCTTGAGGTGAGATGATACCTTTTTTATGGCCGTCATTTGTACATCTAAGAGCCTATCTCTGAAAAGTTTAAAGctaatgtgtttcttttctacACAGTTTCGCTCAGTGGATGAAACAACACAGGCCATGGCTTTTGATGGCATCATCTTTCAAGGCCAGAGTCTTAAGATTCGCCGTCCCCATGATTACCAGCCCCTGCCTGGCATGAGCGAGAACCCCAGTGTCTATGTGCCTGGTACACAGACAATTAATGGTTTTTACCTCTACGTACTGTTGACATAATTCATAAATAATTTCAGATTTTATACAAGAGTGCCTGGCTGCCTGTCTGTTCATGTTTATCTCTGTCATCCTTGTCTCATGTAGGTGTGGTGTCCACAGTGGTGCCCGACTCAGCTCACAAGCTCTTCATTGGTGGTCTGCCCAACTACTTAAATGATGACCAGGTCAGTGTTTGTGCCTTTAAAGATGGAGTCAGTGATTCTGGAGAAAGGACTGTCACTGAATTTGACAAAAAAGCGTATTGAACAAACACCTCACACAGTCTGGTTTGCAAATGGGAAAGAAAGTAAACACATCACTATTCCAGCCAATCAACGGGAGCCATTCATGCTTGTGCACAGGACAAGGGGAGTCATCAGAGTAGTTGTCTGTGTGAGGAACAGTGGTTGAATGAGAAtagagggggggcgggggactGACAAATTTGAGAGAGAAACTGTGGACAATTTCTCTCTCTAAACAGTATTGACTGTGGAAATTAGTATATTGACAGTTTATCTAAAAGCTAGTTTGAGACACTTATTGTTTCAGTGGATTCAAGACAAACTGTTTACTGTACTAACTTCTGTGAATCTCGATTTCTGAgactacaacttttttaaaGGGTGGAAATACTCTTTGAGTGTGAGTCTGATCCTCTGACGACTCTCTACAGAGAATTTaccatttatttaacattttgattttaatcTTTTTGCAGTTTTGTTTAACTTTACATACTGTTAATTTTTGGGAATCATTAAACCTGAAGTGACTTTTGTGCCTTGTGTTTTCAGGTGAAAGAGCTGTTGACGTCATTTGGCCCCCTGAAGGCCTTTAACTTGGTGAAGGACAGCGCCACAGGCCTATCTAAAGGATATGCTTTTTGTGAATATGTTGATGTCAACCTTAATGACCAGGTAAGCAGTGCAACAGAAGACAGATGTTCACAGGTCACTGACATTTATCGACCCCCTTTTTAACGATCAGACAAATTTTAATAGAAATTGTCAATTCAACTTTCCACAGTTGTTTGGGCTCTCAGTTACAGTATAATTGAAAACCTTGACATCATTACAGGCTATTGCTGGGCTGAACGGCATGCAGCTGGGAGACAAGAAGCTCCTGGTGCAGAGAGCCAGTGTGGGATCCAAGAACGCCACTCTGGTAAGTGTCCAGGGGCTGGACAGATGACAGCAGGGTGGTGGGAGGCTGGATGCTCCCATTGAGTTGTTAGGGGAGGTATTGTCGATTGTGTAGG is a window from the Scomber japonicus isolate fScoJap1 chromosome 10, fScoJap1.pri, whole genome shotgun sequence genome containing:
- the u2af2a gene encoding U2 small nuclear RNA auxiliary factor 2a isoform X1, which translates into the protein MSDFDEFERQLSENKQAERDKENRHHRRSSSRSRSRERKRRSRDRDRRSRDRRGDSKERRHRRSSPTSYPQDNAGSRSPHREKKKKVKKYWDVPPPGFEHITPMQYKAMQAAGQIPATALLPTMTPDGLAVTPTPVPVVGSQMTRQARRLYVGNIPFGITEESMMDFFNAQMRLGGLTQAPGNPVLAVQINQDKNFAFLEFRSVDETTQAMAFDGIIFQGQSLKIRRPHDYQPLPGMSENPSVYVPGTQTINGVVSTVVPDSAHKLFIGGLPNYLNDDQVKELLTSFGPLKAFNLVKDSATGLSKGYAFCEYVDVNLNDQAIAGLNGMQLGDKKLLVQRASVGSKNATLTSINQTPVTLQVPGLNSSVTQMGGLPTEVLCLMNMVAPEELLDDEEYEEIVEDVRDECSKYGQVKSIEIPRPVDGLEVPGTGKIFVEFMSVFDSQKAMQGLTGRKFANRVVVTKYCDPDAYHRRDFW
- the u2af2a gene encoding U2 small nuclear RNA auxiliary factor 2a isoform X2, with protein sequence MSDFDEFERQLSENKQAERDKENRHHRRSSSRSRSRERKRRSRDRDRRSRDRRGDSKERRHRRSSPTSYPQDNAGSRSPHREKKKKVKKYWDVPPPGFEHITPMQYKAMQAAGQIPATALLPTMTPDGLAVTPTPVPVVGSQMTRQARRLYVGNIPFGITEESMMDFFNAQMRLGGLTQAPGNPVLAVQINQDKNFAFLEFRSVDETTQAMAFDGIIFQGQSLKIRRPHDYQPLPGMSENPSVYVPGVVSTVVPDSAHKLFIGGLPNYLNDDQVKELLTSFGPLKAFNLVKDSATGLSKGYAFCEYVDVNLNDQAIAGLNGMQLGDKKLLVQRASVGSKNATLTSINQTPVTLQVPGLNSSVTQMGGLPTEVLCLMNMVAPEELLDDEEYEEIVEDVRDECSKYGQVKSIEIPRPVDGLEVPGTGKIFVEFMSVFDSQKAMQGLTGRKFANRVVVTKYCDPDAYHRRDFW